GAGCGCCGTCGCATCGCGGCGTCGCACGTCCTCGGAATACCTTCCAGGTATTCCTGCGGGTTGCTCCTTGCGCTGCTCGGCGCTCTTCGCCCGGCTCGGTCCGGGGATTTCTTCACAACCTCTGAGCGCACGCGGCCGCGCGCTCCGCGCGGGGAGCCCCATCCATCTGGCGGAGGCGCGCGACGCTCGCTAGGGTCGGCGCCGATGCCGCGACTCGCGCTCCGTCGTCTCGCGCTCACCGTCCCGACGATGCTCGCGGCCGCGACCCTCGTCTTTCTCCTGGTCCACCTCGTCCCCGGGGACCCCGTCGACGTGATGCTCGGCGAGAGCGCAGCCCCGGCGGACCGCGAGGCGCTCCGCCGGAGGCTCGGCCTCGACCGGCCGGTCGCCGTGCAGTACGCGGCCTTCCTCGCCGGGCTCGCGCGGGGCGAGCTCGGCCGCTCGCTCGTCCACGGGACGCCGGTCGCGCGCCTCCTCGCCGAGCGCCTCCCCGCGACCGCGGAGCTGACATTCGCGGCGCTGGCCGTCGCCGTCGCGCTGGCGCTGCCCCTCGGGCTCGCCGCGGCGGCGCGCCCCGGCACCTGGATCGACCGCGGATCGGTCGGGTTGGCGCTCCTCGGGGTCTCGGTGCCGAGCTTCTGGCTCGGGCCGATGCTCATCATCCTCTTCGCGATCGATCTCGGTTGGCTGCCGGTCTCCGGCCGCGGGACGTGGGCGCACCTCGTGCTGCCGGCCGCGACCCTCGGCTTCGGCATGGCGGCGATCCTGACGCGCATGACGCGTGCGAGCGTCCTCGACTGCCTCGCGGAGGACTACGTCCGCACCGCGCGCGCCAAGGGCGTGAGCCGCGGCCGCATCCTGGCGCGCCACGCGCTCCGCAACGCGCTCGCCCCGGTCGTGACCATCCTCGGCCTCCAGTTCGGCGCCCTCCTCGCCGGCACGGTCATCACCGAGACGATCTTCGCGTGGCCCGGCCTCGGCCGGCTCCTCATCGACGCCATCAATCAGCGCGACTACCCGGTGGTGCAGGGCTGCATCCTCGCCATCGCGGCCGGGTTCGTGGTCGCCAACGCGCTCGCCGACGTCGTGAACGGGTGGCTCGACCCCCGGATCGGCGCCGCCGCGACCCGCGCCCGCTCGTGAGAGCACGCACCCACTCGCTGCGCATGCTGCTCGGCGCAACGCTCCTCGCGGCACTGCTCGTCGTCGCGGCCGCCGCCACCTGGATCGCGCCGTACGACCCGACCACGCAGGTGCTCGCTGAGAACCTCGCGCCGCCGAGCGCGGCGCACCCGCTCGGGCAGG
This genomic stretch from Deltaproteobacteria bacterium harbors:
- a CDS encoding ABC transporter permease, with translation MPRLALRRLALTVPTMLAAATLVFLLVHLVPGDPVDVMLGESAAPADREALRRRLGLDRPVAVQYAAFLAGLARGELGRSLVHGTPVARLLAERLPATAELTFAALAVAVALALPLGLAAAARPGTWIDRGSVGLALLGVSVPSFWLGPMLIILFAIDLGWLPVSGRGTWAHLVLPAATLGFGMAAILTRMTRASVLDCLAEDYVRTARAKGVSRGRILARHALRNALAPVVTILGLQFGALLAGTVITETIFAWPGLGRLLIDAINQRDYPVVQGCILAIAAGFVVANALADVVNGWLDPRIGAAATRARS